Proteins found in one Hyla sarda isolate aHylSar1 chromosome 7, aHylSar1.hap1, whole genome shotgun sequence genomic segment:
- the POMGNT2 gene encoding protein O-linked-mannose beta-1,4-N-acetylglucosaminyltransferase 2, whose amino-acid sequence MNISAVFNALLVSVLAAVLWKYVKLWEQFTVIEEELDLTRQSQELSQVRIDYQAALYALVEDGTKMVCTGRMHTDRVCRFESLCYSTEAEEFVFFHSNSSFMLPSLGSRRFQPALLDLSSVDDHNTQYFNFVELPAAALKFMPKPVFVPDVALIMNRFNPDNLMHVFHDDLLPLYYTMQQFSDLDMDSRLFFMEGWGEGSHFDLYKLMSNKQPLLKEQLKSLGRLLCFTKSYVGLTKISTWYQYGFVQPQGPKANILVSGNEIRHFSKFVLEKMNISSNKSAPEDYIVLFSRTMNRLILNEAELLLALAQEFQMKTITVSLEDHSFADILRLIRNASMLVSMHGAQLVMSLFLPKGAAVVELFPYGVNPDHYTPYKTLATLPGMELQYVAWQNREVANTIAYPDRPWEQGGIIHLDPSEQERIKKSKEVPRHLCCRNPEWLFRIYQDTKVDVSSLIQVIRSVVKTKSGSRKQKWANELYPGKVRESRCQAASSEASVMKLSVSWHIPWNLKYLKVRDVKYEVWIQEQGENTYMPHILSYQNHTFSENIKPSTTYLVWIRCIFNKTLLGPFADVLVCKT is encoded by the coding sequence ATGAACATATCTGCTGTGTTTAATGCTCTGCTCGTGTCTGTACTGGCAGCAGTGTTGTGGAAATATGTCAAGTTATGGGAACAGTTCACTGTTATCGAGGAGGAGTTGGACCTTACCCGTCAATCCCAAGAGCTGTCTCAGGTACGCATAGACTATCAGGCAGCATTATATGCTCTTGTGGAAGATGGTACTAAAATGGTTTGTACAGGCAGGATGCATACAGATCGGGTGTGTCGCTTTGAATCGCTTTGCTACTCCACAGAGGCAGAGGAGTTTGTCTTCTTTCACAGCAACTCATCTTTCATGTTGCCAAGCTTGGGCTCTAGACGGTTCCAACCTGCACTTCTAGACTTGTCTTCAGTAGATGACCACAATACCCAATATTTTAACTTTGTTGAACTTCCAGCTGCTGCACTGAAATTTATGCCCAAACCTGTCTTTGTACCAGATGTTGCCCTCATaatgaacagatttaatccagATAACCTCATGCATGTCTTTCACGATGATCTTCTACCCTTATACTACACCATGCAGCAGTTCTCAGACTTGGACATGGACTCCCGTTTGTTCTTTATGGAGGGCTGGGGGGAGGGCTCTCACTTTGACCTGTACAAGCTTATGAGCAATAAGCAGCCTCTTCTTAAAGAGCAGCTAAAGTCTTTGGGTAGGCTACTCTGTTTCACCAAGTCTTATGTTGGTTTAACAAAAATTTCAACATGGTATCAGTATGGCTTTGTCCAACCACAGGGCCCAAAGGCAAATATATTGGTTTCTGGAAATGAAATAAGGCACTTTTCAAAATTTGTATTAGAAAAAATGAACATTAGCTCTAATAAAAGTGCCCCTGAAGACTATATAGTTCTTTTCAGCCGTACTATGAATCGGCTTATTTTAAATGAGGCCGAATTGCTCCTGGCTCTTGCTCAAGAATTCCAGATGAAAACCATCACAGTGTCTTTAGAGGACCACTCTTTTGCAGATATCTTACGACTGATCCGCAATGCTTCTATGCTCGTCAGTATGCATGGGGCGCAGTTAGTTATGTCTCTATTTctgcctaaaggggctgctgtggtAGAGCTTTTTCCTTACGGTGTAAACCCGGATCATTACACACCATACAAAACACTGGCAACTCTTCCAGGCATGGAACTCCAGTATGTTGCTTGGCAAAACAGAGAAGTGGCAAACACAATCGCATACCCTGACAGGCCATGGGAACAAGGTGGCATTATCCATCTAGATCCCAGTGAGCAAGAACGCATAAAGAAAAGCAAGGAAGTGCCGCGTCACCTTTGCTGCCGTAATCCAGAGTGGCTTTTCCGTATCTACCAGGACACAAAGGTTGATGTATCATCTCTTATTCAAGTGATAAGAAGTGTTGTTAAAACTAAATCTGGTTCTAGGAAGCAAAAGTGGGCAAATGAATTATATCCTGGGAAGGTAAGGGAATCCAGATGCCAGGCAGCTTCCTCTGAAGCGAGTGTAATGAAGCTGTCTGTGTCTTGGCATATTCCATGGAATCTCAAGTATTTGAAAGTAAGAGATGTCAAATATGAAGTCTGGATACAGGAACAAGGAGAAAATACATATATGCCTCACATATTATCTTACCAGAACCACACATTTTCTGAAAACATAAAACCATCAACAACCTATTTGGTGTGGATCCGATGCATATTTAATAAAACTCTACTCGGACCATTTGCAGATGTTTTGGTGTGCAAAACATAA